One Bombus huntii isolate Logan2020A chromosome 12, iyBomHunt1.1, whole genome shotgun sequence DNA segment encodes these proteins:
- the LOC126871792 gene encoding C-1-tetrahydrofolate synthase, cytoplasmic isoform X1 — MARILQTFRFLHRIMSTDARGIVLSGTKLASEIREDLKKDVRALSEKLPNYVPGLAIVQVGGREDSNVYIRMKIKAASEIGIITDHVKLPNTVTELELINKVNKLNNDPNIHGIIVQMPLDSINRINSHMITDLVSPEKDVDGLNTINEGRVAIGDMSGFLPCTPNGCIELIKKSGVPIAGAQAVVIGRSKIVGTPISELLKWHNATVTICHSKTRDLPQIVSQADILVVGIGQPQMVKGSWIKPGAVVIDCGINSIPDPTKKSGQRLVGDVDYDEAVKVASYITPVPGGVGPMTVAMLMKNTVISAQRTAEKVLNKKWNLKILKVNPQKPVPNDITISRNQEPKPITSLAEEIGLLPNEISPYGSTKAKISLKVLKRLENQPNGKLVVVAGITPTPFGEGKSTMSLGLVQALTAFKGKNSFATLRQPSQGPTFGVKGGAAGGGYSQIIPMEEFNLHLTGDIHAISAANNLLAAQIDTRYFHECTQSDQSLYDHLVPTIKNERKFSKIQLRRLKKLGITKTDPNSLTEEERRRFARLDIDPENITWTRVVDTNDRYLRKITIGQSPTEKGRTRETSFRISVASEIMAILALSTSVDDMKRRLGNIVVAFNKDGEPLTAEDFGVTGAMAILLKDAIEPTLMQSLEGTPVMIHAGPFANIAHGCSSIIADAIALKLVGPEGIVVTESGFGSDIGMEKFFDIKCRTSNHMPNAVVLVVTVRALKMHGGGPPVKTGVPLKKEYLEENLDLVRKGLPNLQKHISNGIKFGVPVIVAINVHSTDTQAELELVKRAAIESGATNAAICNHWAEGGAGATELADAVIAATNKVSNFKVLYDLNIGIEEKINIIAKEMYGAGEVVLADKVQEKIKKYNQLNYNNLPLCMAKTSNSLTGDPSIKGAPTDFTLKITDIFVSVGAGIIVPIVGEIMMMPGLSTRPSIYDMEWNSETDEIEGLF; from the exons ATGGCACGAATACTGCAAACTTTCAG ATTCTTGCACAGAATCATGTCGACAGATGCACGAGGAATTGTGTTATCCGGCACTAAATTGGCAAG CGAAATTCGTGAAGATCTAAAGAAAGATGTGAGAGCATTGAGTGAGAAATTACCAAATTATGTACCTGGTTTAGCGATCGTTCAAGTAGGCGGCAGAGAAGACTCAAATGTTTATATAAGAATGAAGATAAAAGCGGCAAGTGAAATTGGAATTATCACAGATCATGTCAAATTACCAAATACCGTCACAGAACtagaattaataaacaaagtaaataaattgaaCAATGATCCAAACATACACGGTATCATCGTACAAATGCCGCTTGATAGTATCAATAGAATTAATTCTCATATGATTACCGACTTAGTATCGCCCGAAAAGGATGTGGATGG ATTAAACACAATTAACGAAGGAAGAGTAGCCATTGGCGATATGTCTGGATTCTTACCATGCACTCCAAATGGATGCATTGAACTTATCAAAAA AAGCGGCGTACCGATCGCTGGTGCTCAAGCTGTAGTTATAGGCAGAAGTAAAATCGTTGGTACACCTATAtctgaattattaaaatggCATAACGCAACTGTAACTATATGCCATTCAAAAACGCGAGATCTTCCACAAATT GTTTCACAAGCTGACATCTTAGTGGTTGGTATTGGTCAACCCCAGATGGTTAAAGGAAGCTGGATTAAACCGGGTGCAGTCGTAATCGATTGCGGAATCAATTCCATTCCAG ATCCTACAAAAAAAAGTGGACAACGTTTGGTGGGCGATGTAGATTATGATGAAGCTGTTAAAGTAGCTTCTTATATCACGCCCGTACCTGGTGGTGTTGGTCCAATGACCGTTGCTATGTTAATGAAAAACACAGTAATATCTGCACAAAGAACAGCAGAGAaagtattaaacaaaaaatggaatttaaaaattttaaaagtcAATCCCCAAAAGCCGGTACCTAACGACATAACGATTTCAAGAAATCAGGAACCTAAACCAATCACGAGTTTAGCCGAGGAAATTGGTTTACTTCCTAATGAAATTAGTCCTTATGGAAGTACAAAAGCAAAAATCAGCTTGAAAGTTTTAAAACGATTGGAAAACCAACCAAATGGAAAACTCGTGGTAGTTGCTGGTATCACGCCAACACCATTTGGTGAGGGCAAAAGTACAATGTCGTTAGGCTTGGTGCAAGCATTAACAGCGTTCAAAGGAAAGAATTCATTTGCAACTCTAAGACAACCTAGTCAAGGACCTACTTTTGGAGTTAAAGGAGGAGCGGCTGGTGGAGGATATTCACAG ATCATTCCTATGGAAGAATTTAACTTGCACTTAACTGGTGATATCCACGCCATAAGCGCAGCGAATAATCTATTAGCAGCACAAATTGATACTCGATATTTCCACGAATGTACTCAAAGTGATCAGTCCCTTTACGATCATCTTGTACCAACTATCAAAAATGAAAGGAAATTTTCTAAGATACAATTAAGACGTTTAAAAAAACTAGGTATCACAAAGACCGATCCAAATAGTTTaacggaagaagaaaggagaagaTTCGCAAGATTAGATATTGACCCAGAAAACATTACTTGGACTCGAG TGGTCGACACAAACGATCGATATTTACGGAAGATTACCATTGGTCAAAGTCCGACCGAGAAAGGTAGAACGCGAGAAACATCATTCCGCATTTCTGTTGCTTCGGAAATAATGGCAATACTTGCATTGTCAACTAGCGTCGATGATATGAAGCGAAGACTCGGCAATATAGTAGTTGCTTTTAACAAAGATGGAGAACCGTTAACTGCCGAAGATTTC GGTGTGACTGGAGCAATGGCAATTTTATTGAAAGATGCTATTGAGCCAACACTCATGCAATCATTGGAAGGAACGCCGGTAATGATTCATGCTGGACCGTTTGCAAATATTGCTCACGGCTGTTCCTCCATCATAGCAGACGCTATTGCATTAAAATTAGTTGGACCGGAAGGTATCGTAGTAACCGAAAGTGGATTCGGTTCTGATATCGGTATGGAGAAATTCTTTGACATTAAATGTCGAACATCTAATCATATGCCAAACGCTGTTGTGCTTGTTGTAACTGTTAGAGCATTGAAGATGCATGGTGGAGGGCCTCCGGTAAAGACTGGCGttccattaaaaaaagaatatctCGAGGAAAATCTTGATTTAGTTAGGAAAGGTCTTCCGAATCTTCAGAAGCATATCAGTAATGGAATTAAATTTGGTGTTCCAGTTATTGTTGCCATTAATGTTCACAg tACTGATACTCAAGCTGAATTAGAATTGGTGAAACGAGCAGCAATAGAAAGTGGTGCTACTAATGCAGCTATATGTAATCATTGGGCAGAGGGTGGTGCTGGTGCCACAGAACTAGCTGATGCAGTCATAGCTGCTACAAATAAAGTTAGTAATTTCAAAGTATTGTATGATCTTAATATTGGTATAgaagaaaagataaatattattgccAAAGAAATGTATGGAGCTGGAGAAGTTGTTCTTGCAGACAAG GTTCaggagaaaataaagaagtataatcaattaaattataataatttaccgCTATGCATGGCAAAAACATCAAACTCTTTAACGGGTGATCCATCAATTAAAGGTGCACCTACAGATTTCACACTCAAAATTACTGATATATTTGTGTCAGTAGGAGCAGGCATTATAGTACCAATAGTAGGAGAA ATAATGATGATGCCAGGTCTTTCTACAAGACCAAGCATTTATGACATGGAGTGGAACAGTGAAACAGATGAAATAGAAGGCTTATTTTAA
- the LOC126871978 gene encoding probable methyltransferase-like protein 15 homolog → MGTYRNYMKLLETWPVDNSKPGRDLAQHIRDQLKLAFAKGEASEQKINVIYCLHQKHRSTIQKIEEDFLRVNFQDCSGILLRMKLISNIIHVYKYYGLKYLRKDVHYLFWAHNDTIDLRNSRKYSKIANKTDNTIKNIPHVPVMVKEVLHYLEPLPGKVFVDMTFGAGGHSTKILESSPDVKIFALDRDPVAYQYAQILSEKYPGQVIPLLGRFSELPQLLCKYQVNVHSIDGFLFDFGCSSMQFDIAERGFSVSKNGPLDMRMDGFRCPSEPTASEVLEQITESDLACVLRIYGNEKYAKKIARAIIEARYNFRNLKTTQELAQLIESVISEKRLDQLGRHTHCATKTFQALRIFVNNELNEINYGIIIAGSYLKTNGRLITISFHSLEDTIVKRHMSGNITETVANVLPLKYLNYGKHYSSTEMEDFNKTPWKMLHKHVITPTLEEINANPRSHSAKLRAICKIA, encoded by the exons ATGGGTacatatagaaattatatgaaattattagaaacatGGCCCGTGGATAATTCTAAACCTGGCAg aGACTTAGCTCAGCATATTCGTGATCAATTAAAACTTGCTTTTGCAAAGGGTGAAGCTAGTGAA CAAAAGATCAATGTAATTTATTGCTTACACCAGAAGCACAGGAGTACTATTCAGAAAATAGAAGAGGATTTTTTAAGAGTAAATTTTCAAGATTGTTCAGGAATATTGTTAAGAATGAAGCtaataagtaatataattcatgtatataaatattatggCTTGAAATATCTAAGAAAGGATgtacattatttattttggGCACATAATGATACAATAGATTTAAGGAATAGTAGAAAATATAGCAAAATAGCAAACAAAACTGATAatactattaaaaatatacctCATGTGCCAGTTATGGTTAAGGAAGTATTACATTATTTGGAGCCATTACCAGGAAAAGTTTTTGTGGATATGACATTTGGAGCTGGTGGACATTCTACAAAAATTTTGGAATCTTCACCtgatgtaaaaatatttgcattgGATAGAGACCCTGTTGCATATCAATATGCACAAATTTTGTCAGAGAAATATCCTGGACAAGTAATACCTTTATTGGGGAGATTTTCTGAATTGCCACAGTTGCTTTGTAAATATCAGGTAAATGTACATAGCATAGATGGCTTCTTGTTTGATTTTGGTTGTTCATCTATGCAATTTGATATTGCTGAAAGAGGATTTTCAGTGTCAAAAAATGGACCTTTAGATATGAGAATGGATGGATTTAGATGCCCATCAGAACCTACAGCTAGTGAAGTTTTAGAGCAAATAACAGAATCAGACTTAGCTTGTGTGTTAAGAATTTATGGTAATGAAAAGTATGCTAAAAAAATTGCACGTGCCATTATAGAAGCTCGatataattttagaaacttAAAAACTACACAAGAATTGGCTCAACTTATTGAATCTGTGATTTCTGAAAAAAGACTTGATCAACTTGGCAGACATACTCATTGTGCAACAAAAACATTTCAAGCATTaagaatttttgtaaataatgaattaaatGAGATTAACTATGGTATTATTATTGCTGGGTCATATTTAAAAACGAATGGTCGTTTAATAACAATATCTTTTCATTCTCTGGAAGACACAATCGTTAAAAGGCATATGTCAGGAAACATAACAGAAACTGTAGCTAATGTGTTaccattaaaatatttaaattatggTAAACATTATAGTTCAACTGAAATGgaagattttaataaaacacCTTGGAAAATGTTGCATAAACATGTAATAACACCTACACTGGAAGAAATAAACGCAAATCCAAGATCACATTCTGCAAAGTTACGAGCTATCTGTAAAATAGCTTAA
- the LOC126871792 gene encoding C-1-tetrahydrofolate synthase, cytoplasmic isoform X2 — MSTDARGIVLSGTKLASEIREDLKKDVRALSEKLPNYVPGLAIVQVGGREDSNVYIRMKIKAASEIGIITDHVKLPNTVTELELINKVNKLNNDPNIHGIIVQMPLDSINRINSHMITDLVSPEKDVDGLNTINEGRVAIGDMSGFLPCTPNGCIELIKKSGVPIAGAQAVVIGRSKIVGTPISELLKWHNATVTICHSKTRDLPQIVSQADILVVGIGQPQMVKGSWIKPGAVVIDCGINSIPDPTKKSGQRLVGDVDYDEAVKVASYITPVPGGVGPMTVAMLMKNTVISAQRTAEKVLNKKWNLKILKVNPQKPVPNDITISRNQEPKPITSLAEEIGLLPNEISPYGSTKAKISLKVLKRLENQPNGKLVVVAGITPTPFGEGKSTMSLGLVQALTAFKGKNSFATLRQPSQGPTFGVKGGAAGGGYSQIIPMEEFNLHLTGDIHAISAANNLLAAQIDTRYFHECTQSDQSLYDHLVPTIKNERKFSKIQLRRLKKLGITKTDPNSLTEEERRRFARLDIDPENITWTRVVDTNDRYLRKITIGQSPTEKGRTRETSFRISVASEIMAILALSTSVDDMKRRLGNIVVAFNKDGEPLTAEDFGVTGAMAILLKDAIEPTLMQSLEGTPVMIHAGPFANIAHGCSSIIADAIALKLVGPEGIVVTESGFGSDIGMEKFFDIKCRTSNHMPNAVVLVVTVRALKMHGGGPPVKTGVPLKKEYLEENLDLVRKGLPNLQKHISNGIKFGVPVIVAINVHSTDTQAELELVKRAAIESGATNAAICNHWAEGGAGATELADAVIAATNKVSNFKVLYDLNIGIEEKINIIAKEMYGAGEVVLADKVQEKIKKYNQLNYNNLPLCMAKTSNSLTGDPSIKGAPTDFTLKITDIFVSVGAGIIVPIVGEIMMMPGLSTRPSIYDMEWNSETDEIEGLF; from the exons ATGTCGACAGATGCACGAGGAATTGTGTTATCCGGCACTAAATTGGCAAG CGAAATTCGTGAAGATCTAAAGAAAGATGTGAGAGCATTGAGTGAGAAATTACCAAATTATGTACCTGGTTTAGCGATCGTTCAAGTAGGCGGCAGAGAAGACTCAAATGTTTATATAAGAATGAAGATAAAAGCGGCAAGTGAAATTGGAATTATCACAGATCATGTCAAATTACCAAATACCGTCACAGAACtagaattaataaacaaagtaaataaattgaaCAATGATCCAAACATACACGGTATCATCGTACAAATGCCGCTTGATAGTATCAATAGAATTAATTCTCATATGATTACCGACTTAGTATCGCCCGAAAAGGATGTGGATGG ATTAAACACAATTAACGAAGGAAGAGTAGCCATTGGCGATATGTCTGGATTCTTACCATGCACTCCAAATGGATGCATTGAACTTATCAAAAA AAGCGGCGTACCGATCGCTGGTGCTCAAGCTGTAGTTATAGGCAGAAGTAAAATCGTTGGTACACCTATAtctgaattattaaaatggCATAACGCAACTGTAACTATATGCCATTCAAAAACGCGAGATCTTCCACAAATT GTTTCACAAGCTGACATCTTAGTGGTTGGTATTGGTCAACCCCAGATGGTTAAAGGAAGCTGGATTAAACCGGGTGCAGTCGTAATCGATTGCGGAATCAATTCCATTCCAG ATCCTACAAAAAAAAGTGGACAACGTTTGGTGGGCGATGTAGATTATGATGAAGCTGTTAAAGTAGCTTCTTATATCACGCCCGTACCTGGTGGTGTTGGTCCAATGACCGTTGCTATGTTAATGAAAAACACAGTAATATCTGCACAAAGAACAGCAGAGAaagtattaaacaaaaaatggaatttaaaaattttaaaagtcAATCCCCAAAAGCCGGTACCTAACGACATAACGATTTCAAGAAATCAGGAACCTAAACCAATCACGAGTTTAGCCGAGGAAATTGGTTTACTTCCTAATGAAATTAGTCCTTATGGAAGTACAAAAGCAAAAATCAGCTTGAAAGTTTTAAAACGATTGGAAAACCAACCAAATGGAAAACTCGTGGTAGTTGCTGGTATCACGCCAACACCATTTGGTGAGGGCAAAAGTACAATGTCGTTAGGCTTGGTGCAAGCATTAACAGCGTTCAAAGGAAAGAATTCATTTGCAACTCTAAGACAACCTAGTCAAGGACCTACTTTTGGAGTTAAAGGAGGAGCGGCTGGTGGAGGATATTCACAG ATCATTCCTATGGAAGAATTTAACTTGCACTTAACTGGTGATATCCACGCCATAAGCGCAGCGAATAATCTATTAGCAGCACAAATTGATACTCGATATTTCCACGAATGTACTCAAAGTGATCAGTCCCTTTACGATCATCTTGTACCAACTATCAAAAATGAAAGGAAATTTTCTAAGATACAATTAAGACGTTTAAAAAAACTAGGTATCACAAAGACCGATCCAAATAGTTTaacggaagaagaaaggagaagaTTCGCAAGATTAGATATTGACCCAGAAAACATTACTTGGACTCGAG TGGTCGACACAAACGATCGATATTTACGGAAGATTACCATTGGTCAAAGTCCGACCGAGAAAGGTAGAACGCGAGAAACATCATTCCGCATTTCTGTTGCTTCGGAAATAATGGCAATACTTGCATTGTCAACTAGCGTCGATGATATGAAGCGAAGACTCGGCAATATAGTAGTTGCTTTTAACAAAGATGGAGAACCGTTAACTGCCGAAGATTTC GGTGTGACTGGAGCAATGGCAATTTTATTGAAAGATGCTATTGAGCCAACACTCATGCAATCATTGGAAGGAACGCCGGTAATGATTCATGCTGGACCGTTTGCAAATATTGCTCACGGCTGTTCCTCCATCATAGCAGACGCTATTGCATTAAAATTAGTTGGACCGGAAGGTATCGTAGTAACCGAAAGTGGATTCGGTTCTGATATCGGTATGGAGAAATTCTTTGACATTAAATGTCGAACATCTAATCATATGCCAAACGCTGTTGTGCTTGTTGTAACTGTTAGAGCATTGAAGATGCATGGTGGAGGGCCTCCGGTAAAGACTGGCGttccattaaaaaaagaatatctCGAGGAAAATCTTGATTTAGTTAGGAAAGGTCTTCCGAATCTTCAGAAGCATATCAGTAATGGAATTAAATTTGGTGTTCCAGTTATTGTTGCCATTAATGTTCACAg tACTGATACTCAAGCTGAATTAGAATTGGTGAAACGAGCAGCAATAGAAAGTGGTGCTACTAATGCAGCTATATGTAATCATTGGGCAGAGGGTGGTGCTGGTGCCACAGAACTAGCTGATGCAGTCATAGCTGCTACAAATAAAGTTAGTAATTTCAAAGTATTGTATGATCTTAATATTGGTATAgaagaaaagataaatattattgccAAAGAAATGTATGGAGCTGGAGAAGTTGTTCTTGCAGACAAG GTTCaggagaaaataaagaagtataatcaattaaattataataatttaccgCTATGCATGGCAAAAACATCAAACTCTTTAACGGGTGATCCATCAATTAAAGGTGCACCTACAGATTTCACACTCAAAATTACTGATATATTTGTGTCAGTAGGAGCAGGCATTATAGTACCAATAGTAGGAGAA ATAATGATGATGCCAGGTCTTTCTACAAGACCAAGCATTTATGACATGGAGTGGAACAGTGAAACAGATGAAATAGAAGGCTTATTTTAA
- the LOC126871795 gene encoding zinc finger protein 567-like yields the protein MKIVCAAKTCKYSLDNEDSTNVKFIHFPNSDTSKIWAHQCDRTDLLMKSNEELYSNYYICSHHIEDRYFINKTDPVIVDQHAIPTLFESDIIAGKDSKNVFDKNEQTEITDNVMLSYCDMDVEMDQYHEISIKFSNLCRICEEPCFDGIEIFSLKGIDLRLREKINLHLPIMVDMEDIMPQKLCMNCYNKLEVAHSLVITSLRTDMRLKKFLNINAELNYDHKYSAIAKKCSLEIDEEMSMNETTDVTPVELSSSKMNEISMNQEVPKEFSDLENTNMQKDSFQNSIRKEVQSELNSFIASHNEEIKEDECTDRLTKNYSDNEILNNEIQCLYCKNMFKTQEMFENHKMLCDGGEIVVQKEKEANNNMNDKESNNIKIMNFQFITKTCNVCHENFETEKHFVEHKLSYCKFLQVKDYQITDKIIMNKEQCNNHKDFYNTNNPSMETNKKCGHCGLIYITKKELLNHIMDCHEGQLLFKCIICDRSYEKWSSLDVHEATHRIDKPYLCDLCGKSFKHSNNLRGHKRTHLDDSKKKRHICDICGNAFRSRFHLGEHMNQHNGNKPYSCEKCGKAFYKRIQLRQHKLSHGLNKHVCPICGTAFNRKGNMNTHLKRHNSGNGIYTCSICTHTCKSMSELKLHRKKHIEQDTIENIEKKHIDKPTWKCKSCDRIFSTRAVLLNHERTHKEDKISIDCNICGKKLASKNSLVYHKKSIHSSERPYMCQYCEESFVSKESRLIHERIHTGERPYVCKICKMEYKCSSNLNQHIKIHSGIKPYICIYCNKSFTRRGTLNVHERIHTGEKPFACETCGRTFSQKNDMIKHTKTHNAKSLSCEQCNEVFTRKKDILKHIALHEQNNPIIQEYVEIQQEIEPYSVDIACSEFE from the exons ATGAAGATAGTTTGCGCTGCCAAAACTTGTAAATACTCTTTGGATAATGAAGACTCGACAAATGTCAAATTCATTCACTTTCCGAACAGTGATAC tTCAAAAATATGGGCACATCAGTGTGATAGAACGGATCTTCTAATGAAATCTAATGAAGAATtgtattcaaattattatatatgttctCATCATATAGAAGATcgttatttcataaataagaCAGATCCTGTGATAGTAGATCAACATGCTATTCCAACGTTATTTGAATCTGATATTATTGCTGGAAAAGATTCAAAAAATGTCTTTGATAAAAATGAACAAACAGAAATAACTGATAATGTTATGTTATCATATTGTGATATGGATGTTGAAATGGATCAGTATCATGAAATcagtattaaattttcaaatttatgtaGAATATGTGAAGAACCATGTTTCGATggtatagaaatattttcactGAAAGGAATAGATCTAAGGctaagagaaaaaataaatttacatttaccAATCATGGTTGATATGGAAGATATAATGCCACAGAAATTGTGCATGAattgttataataaattagaAGTTGCACATTCGTTAGTTATAACATCTTTAAGAACAGACATGAGGTTGaaaaaatttttgaatattaatgCAGAA cTAAATTATGATCATAAGTATAGTGCCATAGCAAAAAAGTGTTCCTTAGAAATAGATGAAGAAATGTCTATGAATGAAACAACTGATGTTACACCTGTAGAATTATCTTCTAGcaaaatgaatgaaatttctatgaaTCAGGAAGTTCCTAAAGAATTTAGTGACTTGGAAAATACCAATATGCAAAAAGATAGTTTTCAAAATAGTATAAGAAAGGAAGTGCAATCTGAATTAAATAGTTTTATTGCATCACATAATGAGGAAATTAAAGAAGATGAATGTACAGATAGactaacaaaaaattattcagataatgaaatattaaataatgaaattcaatgcttgtattgtaaaaatatgtttaaaacACAAGAGATGTTTGAAAACCACAAAATGTTGTGTGATGGAGGAGAAATAGTTGTacagaaggaaaaagaagctaataataatatgaatgATAAAGAATCCAATAATATAAAGATAATGAACTTtcaatttataacaaaaacttGTAATGTTTGTCatgaaaattttgaaactgAGAAACACTTTGTTGAACATAAACTTTCGTATTGTAAATTTCTTCAAGTAAAAGATTATCAAATTActgataaaataattatgaacAAAGAACAGTGCAATAATCATAAAGATTTCTACAATACCAATAATCCATCAATGGAAACCAATAAAAAATGTGGCCATTGTGGTTTGATTTATATTACTAAAAAGGAATTATTAAATCATATTATGGACTGTCATGAAGGTCAACTTCTATTTAAATGTATCATATGTGATAGAAGCTATGAAAAGTGGTCTAGTTTAGATGTACATGAAGCCACTCACAGAATAGATAAACCTTATTTATGTGATTTATGTGGGAAGAGTTTTAAACATTCCAATAATTTAAGAGGTCATAAAAGAACTCATTTAGATGATTCAAAAAAGAAACGACACATTTGTGACATTTGTGGAAATGCATTCAGATCTAG ATTTCATTTGGGAGAACATATGAATCAACATAATGGAAATAAACCTTACTCCTGTGAAAAGTGTGGCAAAGCTTTTTACAAAAGAATACAACTAAGACAGCATAAACTTTCTCATGGTTTGAATAAACATGTCTGTCCAATTTGTGGTACAGCTTTCAATCGTAAAGGAAACATGAATACACATCTTAAACGTCATAACAGTGGAAATGGTATATATACATGTAGC ATATGTACACACACATGTAAATCAATGAGTGAGTTAAAGTTACATAGAAAAAAACATATAGAAcaagatactatagaaaatatagaaaaaaaacaTATCGATAAACCTACATGGAAATGTAAGAGTTGTGACCGAATATTTTCAACTCGAGCGGTATTATTAAATCATGAACGTACACataaagaagataaaataagtatcgattgtaatatttgtgggAAAAAATTAGCAAGCAAAAATTCTCTGGTGTATCATAAAAAATCCATTCATTCTTCTGAGAGACCGTATATGTGTCAATATTGTGAAGAATCGTTTGTTTCCAAAGAATCACGTCTTATACACGAAAGAATACATACCGGAGAACGTCCTTACGTTTgcaaaatatgtaaaatggAATACAAATGTTCAAGCAATCTTAATcaacatataaaaattcattctgGGATTAAGccttatatatgtatatattgtaataaaagTTTCACGCGTAGAGGAACGTTAAATGTGCATGAGAGAATACATACTGGAGAGAAACCATTTGCTTGCGAAACGTGTGGTAGAacattttctcaaaaaaatgATATGATCAAGCATACTAAAACACATAATGCCAAATCGTTGTCTTGCGAACAATGCAATGAAGTTTTCACAAGGAAGAAAGATATCCTAAAGCATATTGCTTTGCACGAACAAAATAATCCTATAATTCAGGAGTATGTAGAGATACAACAAGAAATAGAACCTTACAGTGTGGATATAGCATGCTCcgaatttgaataa